The Haloplanus salinarum genome includes a region encoding these proteins:
- a CDS encoding cytochrome b, which produces MSLEKKDEMDHEGWMKRKDLTPVEATFLTALIWMDKRLRIVDYLELLENLYYKVNLQMPKSHTEQYDLDNKFWYWYPLYALGSFSTLAYIVAAVSGALLGFYYAPAQAGDPSTAYNSITFIMTDLQFGFMLRSIHRWSAQVMVAAVFLHMLRVYFTGAYKEPRELNWLLGIVLISLTMVFGYTGYLLPWDQLAFWAGQIGVEMSLSIPLAGEWIAQLLFGGFTLSQATLQRMYILHVFLLPFVVTTLIAIHIGIVWVQGIAEPH; this is translated from the coding sequence ATGAGCTTAGAAAAGAAAGACGAGATGGACCACGAGGGGTGGATGAAACGGAAGGACCTGACCCCCGTGGAAGCCACCTTCCTGACGGCGCTGATCTGGATGGACAAGCGGCTCCGCATCGTCGACTACCTGGAGCTGCTGGAGAACCTGTACTACAAGGTCAACCTCCAGATGCCGAAGAGTCACACGGAACAGTACGACCTGGACAACAAGTTCTGGTACTGGTACCCGCTGTACGCGCTGGGGTCGTTCTCGACGCTCGCGTACATCGTCGCCGCCGTCAGCGGCGCGTTGCTCGGGTTCTACTACGCCCCGGCACAGGCGGGCGACCCCAGTACGGCGTACAACTCGATCACGTTCATCATGACCGACCTCCAGTTCGGGTTCATGCTGCGGTCCATCCACCGGTGGTCGGCACAGGTGATGGTCGCGGCCGTGTTCCTCCACATGCTCCGCGTGTACTTCACGGGCGCGTACAAGGAACCGCGGGAACTCAACTGGCTGCTGGGCATCGTCCTCATCAGCCTGACGATGGTGTTCGGGTACACCGGTTATCTGCTCCCGTGGGATCAGCTGGCCTTCTGGGCCGGCCAGATCGGCGTCGAGATGTCGCTGTCGATCCCGCTCGCCGGCGAGTGGATCGCCCAACTGCTGTTCGGCGGCTTCACGCTCAGTCAGGCGACGCTCCAGCGGATGTACATCCTGCACGTGTTCCTGCTCCCATTCGTCGTGACGACGCTGATCGCCATCCACATCGGTATCGTCTGGGTGCAGGGCATCGCGGAACCCCACTGA
- a CDS encoding shikimate kinase, with protein MYGEAAALGAGTILNALSTGMGSAFAIDAETTARVELDDSGTVDGEIAGVPDADTRLIRRAVERVVERFGDGEGGHVRTESEVPMAAGLKSSSAAANATVLATLSALDVPVEGAEPRSAGGAEPRSAGGAESRSAGGAEPPAAADATDAPLDREAACRIGVEAARDAGVTVTGAFDDASASMLGGVTVTDNDADDLLAREAVEWDVLVWTPAARAFSADADVERCARVAPMARLVADLALDGRYGAAMTVNGLAFSAALEFPTEPAVEAMPHAAGVSLSGTGPSVVAVGDREELEQVCERWNQRTGDTWMTTTRTDGARVIE; from the coding sequence ATGTACGGCGAGGCCGCCGCACTCGGGGCGGGGACGATCCTGAACGCCCTGTCGACGGGGATGGGATCGGCCTTCGCCATCGACGCGGAGACGACCGCCCGGGTCGAACTCGACGACTCCGGGACCGTCGACGGCGAGATTGCGGGGGTACCGGACGCCGACACCCGTCTGATCCGCCGCGCCGTCGAGCGCGTCGTCGAGCGGTTCGGCGACGGCGAGGGCGGTCACGTCCGCACCGAGAGCGAGGTGCCGATGGCCGCGGGGCTGAAGAGTTCGAGCGCCGCCGCGAACGCGACGGTGCTCGCGACGCTGTCGGCGCTCGACGTGCCGGTGGAGGGCGCGGAGCCACGGTCCGCGGGAGGCGCGGAGCCACGGTCCGCGGGAGGCGCGGAGTCACGGTCCGCGGGAGGCGCGGAGCCACCCGCCGCGGCGGACGCGACGGACGCCCCGCTCGACCGCGAGGCGGCCTGTCGGATCGGCGTCGAGGCCGCCCGCGACGCCGGCGTCACCGTCACCGGCGCGTTCGACGACGCGAGCGCGAGCATGCTCGGCGGCGTCACCGTCACCGACAACGACGCGGACGACCTGCTCGCTCGCGAGGCCGTCGAGTGGGACGTCCTCGTGTGGACGCCGGCGGCGCGGGCCTTCTCGGCCGACGCCGACGTGGAGCGGTGCGCGCGGGTGGCGCCGATGGCCCGCCTCGTCGCCGACCTGGCGCTCGACGGGCGCTACGGCGCGGCGATGACCGTCAACGGACTCGCGTTCTCGGCCGCCCTCGAGTTCCCGACCGAACCGGCGGTCGAGGCGATGCCCCACGCCGCGGGCGTCTCGCTCTCGGGGACGGGACCGAGCGTCGTCGCCGTGGGCGACCGCGAGGAACTGGAACAGGTGTGCGAACGCTGGAATCAACGGACCGGAGACACATGGATGACGACGACACGAACGGACGGCGCACGGGTGATCGAATGA
- a CDS encoding halocyanin domain-containing protein, whose amino-acid sequence MKRRDFLRVAGGSAAAGTAAATATPAAAQASFDGWMSDVGNYSEVADATGQDEVTITVGAQGNGGNFGFDPAAVQVDPGTTVVWEWNGEGGQHNVVAEEGGDFESELTAEAGFTFEQTFEEATVAKYYCQPHRGLGMKGVVVVGEMPGGGGGGGGEGGGEGSGEVDLHTLGVPIQAHWVGGATMLGIIVSLVFTFYVLKYGESPNTGTGRGE is encoded by the coding sequence ATGAAGAGGCGGGATTTCCTGAGAGTGGCCGGTGGGTCCGCCGCCGCCGGAACGGCCGCCGCGACGGCGACGCCAGCCGCCGCACAGGCGTCGTTCGACGGGTGGATGAGCGACGTGGGCAACTACAGCGAGGTGGCCGACGCGACCGGCCAGGACGAGGTGACGATCACCGTCGGCGCCCAGGGCAACGGCGGGAACTTCGGGTTCGACCCCGCGGCCGTTCAGGTCGACCCCGGGACGACCGTCGTCTGGGAGTGGAACGGCGAGGGCGGTCAGCACAACGTCGTCGCCGAGGAGGGCGGCGACTTCGAGAGCGAGCTCACCGCCGAAGCCGGCTTCACCTTCGAACAGACCTTCGAGGAGGCGACAGTCGCCAAGTACTACTGCCAGCCCCACCGCGGCCTCGGCATGAAAGGCGTCGTCGTCGTCGGCGAGATGCCCGGTGGCGGTGGCGGCGGTGGCGGCGAAGGCGGCGGCGAGGGCAGCGGCGAGGTCGACCTCCACACCCTCGGCGTCCCGATTCAGGCCCACTGGGTGGGCGGCGCGACGATGCTCGGCATCATCGTCTCGCTCGTGTTCACCTTCTACGTCCTGAAGTACGGCGAGTCGCCGAACACCGGAACCGGGAGGGGAGAGTAG
- the nth gene encoding endonuclease III: MGTPLASREAQATEVVDRLSAEYPDATISLNYTNRLELLVAVVLSAQCTDERVNEVTADLFETYTDAADYAAADEDELADDIYGITFHNNKAGYLKSMGETLVAEHDGEVPDTMAELTDLSGVGRKTANVVLQHGHDVVEGIVVDTHVQRLSRRLGLTTEETPERIEADLMDLVPESDWQQLTHLLISHGRATCDARNPDCEDCVLEDVCPSSKLDSDVDLASGEAW, encoded by the coding sequence ATGGGTACGCCACTGGCGTCGCGCGAGGCGCAGGCCACCGAGGTGGTCGACCGACTCTCCGCGGAGTATCCCGACGCGACCATCTCGCTGAACTACACGAACCGGTTGGAGTTGCTCGTCGCCGTCGTCCTGTCGGCGCAGTGTACCGACGAGCGGGTCAACGAGGTGACGGCCGACCTCTTCGAGACGTACACCGACGCGGCGGACTACGCCGCGGCCGACGAGGACGAACTCGCCGACGACATCTACGGCATCACCTTCCACAACAACAAGGCGGGTTATCTGAAGTCCATGGGCGAGACGCTCGTCGCGGAACACGACGGCGAGGTACCGGACACGATGGCCGAACTCACCGACCTCTCGGGTGTCGGGCGCAAGACGGCGAACGTGGTCCTCCAACACGGTCACGACGTCGTGGAGGGAATCGTCGTCGACACGCACGTCCAGCGGCTCTCCCGACGGCTCGGCCTCACGACCGAGGAGACGCCGGAACGGATCGAGGCGGACCTGATGGACCTGGTGCCCGAGTCGGACTGGCAGCAGTTGACACACCTGCTCATCAGCCACGGGCGGGCGACCTGTGACGCACGGAACCCGGACTGCGAGGACTGCGTCCTCGAGGACGTCTGTCCGTCCTCGAAGTTGGATTCGGACGTCGACCTCGCGAGCGGCGAGGCGTGGTAG
- a CDS encoding DUF7318 family protein, with product MSSSGSTYGDIHRYEPARESTAAAIAIVLLTVIEVVFVFMFAYGLVSGWGLTETGNMFLGAILAVIFVDLAFILALYRKEFLPDVVIVKKRRRKWEDLYIREEDVDGEALGDGAWDTVKRAVYPYYKR from the coding sequence ATGTCGTCCAGCGGCAGTACCTACGGCGACATCCACCGGTACGAACCGGCCCGGGAGAGCACGGCCGCGGCCATCGCCATCGTCCTCCTGACGGTCATCGAGGTGGTGTTCGTGTTCATGTTCGCCTACGGCCTCGTGAGCGGGTGGGGCCTGACCGAGACGGGCAACATGTTCCTCGGCGCCATCCTAGCCGTCATCTTCGTCGACCTCGCGTTCATCCTCGCGCTGTACCGTAAGGAGTTCCTCCCCGACGTCGTCATCGTCAAGAAGCGACGCCGGAAGTGGGAGGACCTCTACATCCGCGAGGAGGACGTCGACGGGGAGGCCCTCGGCGACGGCGCGTGGGACACCGTCAAACGCGCAGTGTACCCCTACTACAAGCGATAA
- a CDS encoding DUF7319 domain-containing protein, which yields MAEPSPSSTDGSDDAPEDVPATADSGGDDPTAGDTDVEALRREVEEKYDFEDFGPSDMAKMSAEEWEAAFDPETWIVGAELLDRVEADLKSRIATREVFAVLERYEDEGEERLVAYSDEGYAIVGPDGSVEGRGTVLRDVKPTVALCSMDSYEVPDAPDDVSLPAPDDVPEGTGQLGNNLLQVVALAQLLTGIGLIGAWLFTDAVPAPGGYVNLVPPLMGLIFVGIGVFLFAVVANARLSDRFRAEEFRDRLRATGVDDGDRPDFLPPLEGSETAPSRGSTAGDEAGESG from the coding sequence ATGGCTGAACCGTCACCGTCGTCGACCGACGGGTCCGACGACGCACCCGAGGACGTGCCGGCCACGGCCGACTCCGGCGGGGACGACCCGACGGCGGGGGATACGGACGTCGAGGCTCTCCGCCGCGAGGTCGAAGAGAAGTACGACTTCGAGGACTTCGGCCCCAGCGACATGGCGAAGATGAGCGCCGAGGAGTGGGAGGCGGCGTTCGATCCCGAGACGTGGATCGTCGGCGCGGAACTGCTCGACCGGGTGGAGGCTGACCTCAAGAGCCGGATCGCCACCCGCGAGGTGTTCGCCGTCCTCGAACGCTACGAGGACGAGGGCGAGGAGCGACTGGTCGCCTACTCCGACGAGGGGTACGCCATCGTCGGCCCCGACGGGAGCGTCGAGGGACGGGGGACGGTCCTCCGGGACGTGAAACCGACGGTGGCGCTGTGTTCGATGGACTCCTACGAGGTGCCCGACGCTCCCGACGACGTCTCCCTGCCAGCCCCCGACGACGTACCGGAAGGGACGGGTCAACTGGGGAACAACCTCCTCCAGGTGGTCGCGCTCGCCCAACTGCTGACGGGGATCGGACTGATCGGCGCCTGGCTGTTCACCGACGCCGTCCCCGCGCCGGGCGGGTACGTCAACCTCGTGCCGCCGCTCATGGGGCTGATCTTCGTCGGCATCGGCGTCTTCCTCTTTGCGGTCGTCGCCAATGCCCGGCTCTCGGATCGCTTCCGGGCCGAGGAGTTCCGCGACCGGCTGCGTGCGACCGGCGTCGACGACGGCGACCGGCCCGATTTCCTCCCGCCGCTGGAGGGGTCGGAGACGGCGCCGTCGCGGGGGTCGACCGCCGGCGACGAGGCCGGCGAATCCGGCTGA
- a CDS encoding DUF7321 family protein, producing MVRDATVATLAGLAVTASLPFYLYGAWIVLDNDTVTWSVLTRHLKYISVGLVLTTVPVVGWMAPRLMDQFGGLAVLHAVLGLQAYAMLAFAMTGIVRIFQAKYAADLYRDPDQDVDLNDLHENMSAWRGRLRVGVFGYVLFWLGAYLVGVLRYFQLHVL from the coding sequence ATGGTACGGGACGCGACGGTGGCGACCCTCGCCGGCCTCGCCGTGACCGCGAGCCTCCCCTTCTACCTCTACGGCGCGTGGATCGTGTTGGACAACGACACGGTGACGTGGAGCGTGTTGACGAGGCACCTGAAGTACATCTCGGTCGGGCTGGTGTTGACGACGGTGCCCGTGGTCGGCTGGATGGCGCCGCGGCTGATGGACCAGTTCGGCGGGTTGGCAGTTCTCCACGCGGTCCTCGGCCTCCAGGCCTACGCGATGCTCGCGTTCGCGATGACGGGTATCGTCCGCATCTTTCAGGCCAAATACGCGGCCGATCTCTATCGCGACCCCGATCAGGACGTCGATCTGAACGACCTCCACGAGAACATGAGCGCGTGGCGCGGGCGCCTCCGCGTCGGCGTCTTCGGCTACGTCCTCTTCTGGCTCGGAGCCTACCTCGTCGGCGTCCTCCGGTATTTCCAGTTGCACGTCCTGTAG